The genome window TATTTCCACTACTCATGGCGGGGCTGTTGTTTTTTGTCGCCTATATTATCCTGCTTCCCGAACCGTCGAGGCGGGTGGCCGTGGCGACCCGCGACCTGAAGGCGGGACACACGATTCTCCAAGGGGACGTCGAAGTACGCGCAGTTTCGGCGGACATGCTGCCCCCGGACGCCATTCCGAATGCCGATCTGGTCATCGGGCAGCCGCTGCGCATCGATCGCGGTCAGGGCGACGTGATCCGCGCCTCCCAGTTGGGAACCCTGCTGAACCTCGAACCCTATGAGCGCGGGGTGTCCCTCTACATTACGGACGCCACAGGAGTAAGCGGCGTATTATCGCCCGGACAGCTCGTTGGCGTTGTGGCATCGATCCCGCAGGACGACGCGAATAATACGGGCATGTATTCCAAGGCAACCATCGAGGGGCTGCGCGTTCTGTATATTGATCCGCGTTTTTCCGCAAGCATGGAGGCGAACGTTGTGCCATCCAATGCGACGCCCCAGGCGGGCGGCAATCTGCTGACAGGGGTAAACACGAACGACCGCGCGCGGGAGGGATCGGTTGTCCTGGCGGTTGACGTCAATATGAAAACCGTGTTTTACGATTTCTCCACAAACGGCGGCATATCCGAGACCCAATCCGTGAATGCCCTGGAACTGCTCTCCGCGCTGAACACCATGCCGGGCGCCACCGTGACGTTGTATCTGATGCCGGGCGAGAACGCCGTCCAATTTACCAGTCCAGGGCTTTGGCTTCCCGACCTGGTCAAAACGCCGCAACCAACTCCCACCCATTCGCCCACACAGCCGGGCGGCGTGATTTATATCACCGCCACCCCCAGCCCGTAGGGAACAGAGAAGGAGGTTGAACCATGACTGGCTGGGGCATTCAACAGCAAGGCAATAGCGTTGGGCAGGATGCGCCTGTCAGCGTCCTGCTTGCGCACCGCGATATGGGACACAGCATGACCTGGTATCAGGGGCTGCAGGTGGACGCGAGATTCCGCATCACCAACATGGCAACCGACCCGCAGGATTTTCGGGTCAAGCTTGCATCCTCCCCGGAGGTGATCCTGCTGGACGCCACCATCTTCGATGGACCGCAGCCGCTGGTGGAGGCATTGACTTCCATCGCCGGGTCGGTGTACCTGATCGTTCCTCCATCGGTAAAAGAGGAGGCGATAACGGATTTCAAATCCATCCCCTCGGTGAAGCACGTATTCGTTGGCGATGTCAACCTGGCAGATTTTCAAAATCGCGCATACGCCGAGGCAAGCGCTCTTCGGCGATCCGCCCCATCCGTCGCGCCTACAGCGTGGGCGGGCGGACGCAGCGGCGGCAGCGCGATTGGCGGACTGCGTATCATTACCGTCTGGAGTCGATCCGGCGGGACGGGCAAGACCACCATTGCAGGCGCATTGGCGCAGGCAGTGGCAAGGAAACAATTGAAATCCCTGCTGATCGGACTGGGAAGCCCGGATGTATTGCCGCTCGTGATGGGGTTGCAGCCCGAACCGAACATCACAAACTGGATCGCGAATCCATCGGATGACGGCTTGCGTGCCAGCCTCCAACCGCTTGGCGACTTGCATGTGATTGCTGGCTTTCCCGACATTATCTCCGAGTCTCACGGGGATCGCCCTGCCGAACAAAAAGGTTCCCTGTCCGAATTGGTCACCTCCGCCGCGTACAGCGGGTATGCCTCGATCGTTCTCGATACCCCGTCTGCCGGGCTTGCGCCTCGCGCCATTTCCGCCGCCAACACCTGGCTGATGGTCGCGCGCCCAACAATTGCAGACGCCTGGGCTTCGGTCGAGGCCTTCCGCATGGTCACCCAGCGCTCGGCGGGGCAGCACAGGATCATCCCCGGCAATATATTCGTTGTGTTGAACCAGCGTACGAACGGCATGATGACTGCGGATGAATGGCATCGCGCTGCAGACTCCGCCTGCCGAAAAATGGGATTGGCGGTTGGGTTTCCGCCGGTGGTGGCCACAATCCCATATTCCCCCGAGGTTGGGCTTGCGCAGGACAATGGCCGCCCGGCGCTGGATGCATCCGATGAATTCGCGCGTCCAATCCACCGCCTGGCGGACATGCTTTTTGGCGGTGCAACGGCGGAGAATGCCATATCCCAGGGAAAGCGCGAATCGGGTCAGGTGCTTCGCCTGGGACCGATCAAGATAAGGACAAAATAACATGAGCGCTGGCTGGAGCACCGCTCTGGAAGAGATTACCGAAGCGGATCGCAAGCGGATTGTGGATGACGTGTCCGGGCAGTTGGGCGCGATGTCGCTCAGCGAGATGCGGGGCGACCGCGAAAAACTGCTTGCGCGTGTGATGCCGCTGGTCCAAACAACCTTGAACAGGATTGGCTTGCGGACCATGGATATCGAAGGTATTGCCCGCGAAGTGGTGGCGAGGATCGGCGGTCTCGGGTTTCTCGAGCCGCTCCTGCGGACCGACTCGGGTCTGTCGGAAATTACCGTTACCCCTAATGGGGAAGTATGGCTCTTGAAGAAAGGCGCCCCACATTTCGAGAAACATCCCATCAAACCGAAGGACACCGAGGTGTGGCGGGCGGTCGAAACATTGCTTGCGCCGCTGGGAAGGTCTGTCTCCGAAGCCTCGCCCTCGGTCGATGCGAAGATTCCCCGCCAGGAGGGGCTGGCAGGCGGCGCCCGCGTGAAGATCATTCATCCCGTTGTAGCGCCGGGCTTGGGGTTCCCGTCGATCAATATCCGTCTGTTCGAGCCGAAACCGGTTCCGCCTGAAAAACTGATCGAATGGAAGGTTGCCCCTGCGCCTGTGATCGATGGTTTGGTCAAGGCGGTTGGGCGGGGGCTGCGCGTGCTTGTGATCGGTGGGACCGCGTCCGGTAAA of Anaerolineales bacterium contains these proteins:
- a CDS encoding RcpC/CpaB family pilus assembly protein — encoded protein: MKKLFPLLMAGLLFFVAYIILLPEPSRRVAVATRDLKAGHTILQGDVEVRAVSADMLPPDAIPNADLVIGQPLRIDRGQGDVIRASQLGTLLNLEPYERGVSLYITDATGVSGVLSPGQLVGVVASIPQDDANNTGMYSKATIEGLRVLYIDPRFSASMEANVVPSNATPQAGGNLLTGVNTNDRAREGSVVLAVDVNMKTVFYDFSTNGGISETQSVNALELLSALNTMPGATVTLYLMPGENAVQFTSPGLWLPDLVKTPQPTPTHSPTQPGGVIYITATPSP
- a CDS encoding ParA family protein is translated as MTGWGIQQQGNSVGQDAPVSVLLAHRDMGHSMTWYQGLQVDARFRITNMATDPQDFRVKLASSPEVILLDATIFDGPQPLVEALTSIAGSVYLIVPPSVKEEAITDFKSIPSVKHVFVGDVNLADFQNRAYAEASALRRSAPSVAPTAWAGGRSGGSAIGGLRIITVWSRSGGTGKTTIAGALAQAVARKQLKSLLIGLGSPDVLPLVMGLQPEPNITNWIANPSDDGLRASLQPLGDLHVIAGFPDIISESHGDRPAEQKGSLSELVTSAAYSGYASIVLDTPSAGLAPRAISAANTWLMVARPTIADAWASVEAFRMVTQRSAGQHRIIPGNIFVVLNQRTNGMMTADEWHRAADSACRKMGLAVGFPPVVATIPYSPEVGLAQDNGRPALDASDEFARPIHRLADMLFGGATAENAISQGKRESGQVLRLGPIKIRTK
- a CDS encoding ATPase, T2SS/T4P/T4SS family is translated as MSAGWSTALEEITEADRKRIVDDVSGQLGAMSLSEMRGDREKLLARVMPLVQTTLNRIGLRTMDIEGIAREVVARIGGLGFLEPLLRTDSGLSEITVTPNGEVWLLKKGAPHFEKHPIKPKDTEVWRAVETLLAPLGRSVSEASPSVDAKIPRQEGLAGGARVKIIHPVVAPGLGFPSINIRLFEPKPVPPEKLIEWKVAPAPVIDGLVKAVGRGLRVLVIGGTASGKTTLLSALCYGIPRDARVVKIEDPEEIWLNHPHVVTLEARPAQVGSSIAPYSLASAVDDAMRMSPKWLIVGEMRRGDAVAALFRAQMSDHPGLSTFHAEGPETAVMRLNLLLAADVGIRAEAAKEMFCQAVDMIVQVGWQNGKRAMIGVWEVEKSLKGGNVQFRQLYKAGDDVLQPVGIERRV